Proteins co-encoded in one Streptomyces roseochromogenus subsp. oscitans DS 12.976 genomic window:
- a CDS encoding LLM class flavin-dependent oxidoreductase — translation MSLRLSTVILPYRRWSEGGRSAWLRAEQLGFHTAYTYDHLSWRSFRDGPWFGAVPTLTAAAGVTERLHLGTLVTSPNFRHPVTLAKELISLDDISGGRITLGIGAGGTGFDATALGQEPWSPRERADRLAEFVPLLDRLLSEDAVSYEGRFYSAHEARNIPGCIQRPRLPFAVAATGPRGLKLAARYGQAWVTTGDPKLYESGTPEQSVEALRGQFAKLSEACADAGRDLAGLEKVLLTGFTPDRARPLQSLDAFVDFAGRHQELGFTEIVIHWPIQDSDFAADEKVFEQIAMEAAAQLG, via the coding sequence ATGAGTCTGCGTCTGAGCACCGTGATCCTGCCCTACCGCCGCTGGAGCGAAGGCGGCCGTTCGGCCTGGCTGCGGGCCGAGCAGCTCGGCTTCCACACGGCGTACACGTACGACCACCTGTCCTGGCGCAGCTTCCGTGACGGCCCGTGGTTCGGCGCGGTCCCGACGCTGACGGCCGCCGCCGGCGTCACCGAGCGGCTGCACCTCGGCACGCTGGTGACCTCGCCGAACTTCCGGCACCCGGTGACCCTCGCCAAGGAGCTGATCTCCCTGGACGACATCTCCGGCGGCCGGATCACCCTCGGCATCGGCGCCGGCGGCACCGGCTTCGACGCCACCGCGCTGGGCCAGGAGCCGTGGAGCCCGCGCGAGCGCGCCGACCGCCTCGCCGAGTTCGTGCCGCTGCTGGACCGGCTGCTCAGCGAGGACGCGGTGTCGTACGAGGGCCGCTTCTACTCGGCCCACGAGGCGCGGAACATCCCGGGCTGCATCCAGCGGCCCCGGCTGCCGTTCGCCGTGGCCGCCACCGGCCCGCGCGGCCTGAAGCTCGCCGCGCGCTACGGCCAGGCCTGGGTGACCACGGGCGACCCGAAGCTGTACGAGTCCGGTACCCCCGAGCAGTCCGTAGAGGCCCTGCGCGGCCAGTTCGCCAAGCTGTCCGAGGCCTGCGCGGACGCCGGGCGGGACCTGGCCGGCCTGGAGAAGGTCCTGCTCACGGGCTTCACCCCGGACCGCGCCCGTCCGCTTCAGTCCCTGGACGCCTTCGTGGACTTCGCCGGCCGGCACCAGGAACTGGGCTTCACCGAGATCGTGATCCACTGGCCCATCCAGGACTCCGACTTCGCCGCGGACGAGAAGGTCTTCGAGCAGATCGCCATGGAGGCCGCGGCCCAGCTGGGCTGA
- a CDS encoding GAF domain-containing sensor histidine kinase: MCASPSPDPEPALRVPQLLEAMRSVGSGLELHSTLDRICETAADLTGARYAAIGVVAEEDGGLSDFVYQGVDEATARRIGRLPDGHRGLLGALIREPEPVLLADLSEDPRSCGFPRHHPPMRSFLGVPIRVQGEIFGNLYLTEKRDGRPFDGDDLAMVQVLATEAGIAVGNARLYEAAMQRERWIDGSVAVTTALLSGGDADDALQVVAEQARRLSGAAAGVVLLPAEEGGLEVVAVASDEPTGMLGAVIPPESRIVAELLDGQAVFVADAATDSRMLTQYASGYGPAMMVPLQSDGRVLGTLVTPRARGGRPFTRAERTLAVQFASQAALALMMAEAQRDRERLAVFEDRDRIARDLHDLVIQRLFATGLMLESALRRSVVPEVREGVGKAVDELDVTIQEIRTAIFALQQGPAEVPSGLRTRVLREINMAAVPLGFKPSHRFLGPVDTVGDLTGKNLIAALREALSNAFRHAGASRIDVVVDATVTLAGGDRGVRLTVADDGAGIPEGGRRSGLRNLKRRAESLGGDSRIGPGIGESGGGTAVVWEAPY; this comes from the coding sequence ATGTGTGCCTCGCCCTCGCCCGACCCCGAGCCGGCTCTGCGGGTGCCGCAGTTGCTGGAGGCGATGCGGTCCGTGGGCAGCGGGCTGGAGCTGCACTCCACGCTGGACCGGATCTGCGAGACCGCCGCCGATCTGACCGGCGCCCGGTACGCGGCGATCGGGGTCGTCGCCGAGGAGGACGGCGGGCTCTCCGACTTCGTCTACCAGGGGGTGGACGAGGCGACCGCCCGCCGGATCGGCCGGCTGCCCGACGGGCACCGGGGGCTGCTCGGCGCACTCATCAGGGAGCCGGAACCGGTCCTGCTGGCCGATCTGAGCGAGGATCCGCGCTCGTGCGGCTTTCCCCGGCACCATCCGCCGATGCGCAGCTTCCTGGGGGTCCCCATCCGGGTGCAGGGCGAGATCTTCGGCAACCTCTATCTGACCGAGAAGCGCGACGGCCGGCCCTTCGACGGCGATGACCTCGCGATGGTCCAGGTGCTGGCCACCGAGGCCGGTATCGCGGTCGGCAACGCCCGGCTGTATGAGGCGGCCATGCAGCGGGAGCGCTGGATCGACGGGTCCGTGGCCGTGACCACGGCGCTGCTGTCGGGCGGGGACGCCGACGACGCCCTGCAGGTCGTGGCGGAGCAGGCGCGCCGGCTGTCCGGAGCGGCAGCGGGGGTCGTGCTGCTGCCCGCGGAGGAGGGCGGCCTGGAGGTGGTGGCCGTGGCCTCGGACGAGCCGACGGGCATGCTGGGCGCGGTGATTCCGCCGGAGAGCCGGATCGTCGCCGAACTCCTCGACGGGCAGGCGGTGTTCGTCGCGGACGCGGCCACCGACTCCCGGATGCTGACGCAGTACGCGAGCGGCTACGGCCCGGCGATGATGGTGCCACTGCAGAGCGACGGCCGGGTGCTGGGCACGCTGGTCACGCCCCGGGCGCGCGGCGGACGGCCGTTCACGCGGGCCGAGCGCACGCTGGCCGTGCAGTTCGCCTCGCAGGCGGCGCTGGCGCTGATGATGGCCGAGGCACAGCGGGACCGGGAGCGGCTGGCGGTGTTCGAGGATCGCGACCGGATCGCCCGGGATCTGCACGACCTGGTCATCCAGCGGCTGTTCGCCACGGGGCTGATGCTGGAGAGCGCACTGCGGCGGTCCGTGGTGCCGGAAGTGCGTGAGGGCGTCGGCAAGGCGGTGGACGAACTCGATGTCACCATCCAGGAGATCCGAACCGCGATCTTCGCGCTGCAGCAGGGCCCGGCGGAGGTGCCGTCGGGGTTGCGGACGCGGGTGCTGCGGGAGATCAACATGGCTGCCGTACCACTGGGGTTCAAGCCGTCGCACCGCTTCCTCGGTCCGGTCGACACCGTCGGTGACCTCACGGGCAAGAACTTGATCGCGGCGCTGCGGGAGGCGCTGTCCAACGCGTTCCGGCATGCCGGCGCCTCCCGTATCGACGTCGTGGTCGATGCGACGGTCACCCTGGCCGGCGGGGACCGCGGGGTACGGCTCACCGTCGCGGACGACGGCGCCGGCATCCCCGAGGGCGGCCGGCGCAGCGGGCTGCGGAACCTGAAGCGTCGGGCCGAGTCTCTCGGCGGGGACAGCCGGATCGGCCCGGGTATCGGGGAGAGCGGCGGCGGGACGGCGGTGGTGTGGGAGGCGCCGTACTGA
- a CDS encoding MerR family transcriptional regulator yields MPDPPAENTYRIEDLAHQTRTTVRTIRAYQDRGLLPRPERRGRANLYSETHITRLHQIAHLLDRGYTLASIKELLDAWDTGRGLGGVLGLVTEVDGPWTDERPDRVTRTELNARFGGTPDDDAVSEAVDLGVLERIDGDPDTFLVPSPQELSVAVELHAAGVPLSAISGHLRELRGQVEYIAARFLEFTTEYVFARYLDDPEHRTDAHAAEAASLVRRLRPLARQTMDAELARAMRSLATRHLRTHLGAEQPAEERSGDRCVALPADTVAAVESLVGREHVCEFIALAAERELRARALDRLTSGAVQSEEVRESS; encoded by the coding sequence ATGCCCGACCCCCCGGCCGAGAACACGTACCGCATAGAAGATCTGGCCCACCAAACCCGCACCACCGTAAGAACCATCCGCGCCTACCAGGACCGCGGCCTCCTCCCTCGCCCCGAGCGCCGAGGCCGCGCGAACCTCTACTCCGAGACCCACATCACCCGCCTCCACCAGATCGCCCACCTCCTCGACCGCGGATACACCCTGGCCTCGATCAAGGAGCTGCTGGACGCCTGGGACACCGGCCGCGGCCTGGGCGGCGTCCTCGGTCTGGTCACCGAGGTGGACGGACCGTGGACGGACGAACGCCCCGACCGCGTCACCCGCACCGAACTGAACGCCCGCTTCGGCGGCACCCCCGACGACGACGCCGTGAGCGAGGCGGTCGACCTCGGCGTGCTGGAGCGGATCGACGGCGACCCCGACACGTTCCTCGTACCGAGCCCCCAAGAACTCTCCGTGGCCGTAGAGTTGCACGCCGCCGGAGTCCCGCTGTCCGCGATCTCGGGCCATCTGCGGGAGTTGAGGGGCCAGGTCGAGTACATCGCCGCCCGTTTCCTTGAGTTCACCACGGAGTACGTCTTCGCACGCTATCTGGACGACCCCGAGCACCGTACGGACGCACACGCCGCGGAAGCCGCCTCCCTGGTGCGCCGGCTGCGCCCGCTGGCCCGGCAGACGATGGACGCCGAACTGGCGCGTGCAATGCGCTCGTTGGCGACCCGGCATCTGCGCACACACCTCGGTGCGGAGCAACCCGCCGAGGAGCGGTCCGGCGACCGCTGCGTCGCTCTTCCCGCCGACACGGTCGCCGCTGTGGAAAGCCTCGTTGGCCGGGAACACGTCTGCGAGTTCATCGCATTGGCCGCCGAACGCGAGCTTCGGGCACGCGCCTTGGACCGCCTCACCTCAGGCGCCGTACAGAGTGAGGAAGTTCGCGAATCATCCTAA
- a CDS encoding SDR family oxidoreductase, with protein sequence MTLKGARERRVATGGVELCVAELGDPQQPTVMLVHGYPDSKEVWSEVAVRLADRFHVVLYDVRGHGRSTAPQPLRGGFTLAKLTDDFLAVADAVSPDRPVHLVGHDWGSVQSWEFVTVGRTEGRIASFTSISGPSLDHFGHWINARVKRPTPRRVGQLLGQGAKSWYVYLLHTPALPELAWRGPLGRRWPGILQRVEKVPAGDYPTSSLASDAAHGAWLYRDNVRARLTRPRPDAYAHAPVQLITPQGDAFLSPRLYDDLEQWVPQLTRRTLPAKHWVPRTRPDQLTSWIEEFVMSVDGGRPEPKATGRHADRFGGQLVLVTGAGSGIGRATAFAFAEAGARVVAVDRDTEAAARTAELSRLIGAPEAWAETADVSDEQAMEKLAEKVHREYGVLDVLVNNAGIGLSGSFFATTTGDWRKVLDVNLWGVIHGCRLFGARMAERGQGGHIVNIASAAAFQPSRALPAYSTSKAAVLMLSECLRAELAGQGIGVSAICPGIVNTNITATARFAGVDEAEERRRQKNSARLYGLRNYPPEKVAGAILDAVTRNRAVVPVTPEARGAHALSRFMPGALRRLARVDPKV encoded by the coding sequence GTGACGCTGAAAGGTGCGCGGGAGCGCAGGGTGGCGACCGGCGGGGTCGAGCTGTGCGTGGCCGAGCTGGGCGATCCCCAGCAGCCGACGGTGATGCTGGTGCACGGCTACCCGGACAGCAAGGAGGTCTGGTCGGAGGTCGCCGTCCGCCTCGCCGACCGCTTCCACGTCGTCCTGTACGACGTCCGGGGCCACGGCCGCTCCACGGCGCCCCAGCCGCTGCGCGGCGGCTTCACCCTCGCCAAGCTCACGGACGACTTCCTGGCCGTGGCGGACGCCGTGAGCCCGGACCGCCCGGTCCACCTGGTCGGCCATGACTGGGGCTCGGTGCAGTCGTGGGAGTTCGTGACGGTGGGCCGCACGGAGGGCCGTATCGCCTCCTTCACCTCCATCTCCGGGCCGTCTCTGGACCACTTCGGGCACTGGATCAACGCGCGCGTGAAGCGTCCGACGCCCCGCCGGGTGGGCCAGCTCCTCGGCCAGGGCGCCAAGTCCTGGTACGTGTATCTGCTGCACACACCGGCCCTGCCGGAGCTGGCATGGCGCGGCCCGCTGGGCAGACGCTGGCCGGGGATCCTCCAGCGGGTCGAGAAGGTCCCCGCCGGGGACTACCCGACCTCCTCCCTTGCCTCGGACGCGGCGCACGGCGCCTGGCTGTACCGGGACAACGTCCGCGCCCGGCTGACCAGGCCGCGCCCCGACGCGTACGCGCACGCGCCCGTGCAGCTCATCACGCCCCAGGGGGACGCGTTCCTCTCCCCGCGTCTCTACGACGACCTGGAGCAGTGGGTGCCCCAGCTGACCCGCCGTACGCTCCCCGCCAAGCACTGGGTCCCGCGCACCCGCCCCGATCAACTCACTTCCTGGATCGAGGAATTCGTCATGTCCGTGGACGGCGGCCGCCCCGAACCGAAGGCCACCGGCCGCCACGCCGACCGGTTCGGCGGGCAGTTGGTGCTGGTCACCGGTGCGGGCAGCGGCATCGGCAGGGCCACGGCGTTCGCGTTCGCGGAGGCGGGCGCGCGCGTGGTGGCCGTCGACCGTGACACCGAGGCCGCCGCCCGCACCGCCGAACTGTCCCGGCTGATCGGCGCGCCCGAGGCCTGGGCGGAGACGGCCGACGTCTCCGACGAGCAGGCGATGGAGAAGCTGGCCGAGAAGGTGCACCGCGAGTACGGCGTGCTGGACGTGCTGGTCAACAACGCGGGCATCGGCCTGTCGGGCTCCTTCTTCGCCACGACGACCGGCGACTGGCGCAAGGTTCTGGACGTCAACCTCTGGGGCGTGATCCACGGCTGCCGGCTCTTCGGCGCGCGGATGGCCGAACGCGGCCAGGGCGGCCACATCGTCAACATCGCCTCGGCGGCGGCTTTCCAGCCCTCTCGCGCCCTGCCCGCCTACAGCACCTCCAAAGCGGCGGTGCTGATGCTCTCCGAGTGCCTGCGCGCCGAACTCGCCGGTCAGGGCATCGGGGTGAGCGCGATATGCCCCGGAATCGTCAACACGAACATCACGGCCACGGCCCGCTTCGCCGGCGTGGACGAGGCCGAGGAACGCCGCCGCCAGAAGAACTCCGCCCGCCTGTACGGCCTGCGCAACTACCCACCGGAGAAGGTGGCCGGGGCAATCCTGGACGCGGTGACCCGCAACCGAGCGGTCGTCCCGGTGACCCCGGAGGCCAGGGGCGCCCATGCGTTGTCCCGGTTCATGCCGGGGGCGCTGCGCAGGCTGGCGCGGGTGGACCCGAAGGTGTGA
- the cydD gene encoding thiol reductant ABC exporter subunit CydD, which translates to MKPIDPRLLKYARATRLFLVAVVGLGAVGAGLVIAQAMLIAEVVVGAFQHGQSVAELRTPLLQLAAVAVGRSVVAWLTELAAHRASAAVKSELRGRLLDRAAALGPGWLAGQRTGSLVTLATRGVDALDDYFSRYLPQLGLAVVVPVAVLARIVTEDWVSAAIIVGTLPLIPLFMMLIGWATQSRMDRQWRLLSRLSGHFLDVVAGLPTLKVFGRAKAQAESIRRITGEYRRATLRTLRIAFLSSFALELLATLSVALVAVTIGMRLVRGDMDLYTGLVILVLAPEAYLPLRQVGAQYHAAAEGLAAAEEIFTVLQTPVPACGSGAVPAGAVAFDGVTVRYPGRSTDAVTETSFTVEPGETVALVGPSGVGKSTLVNVLLGFVAPTEGRVRIGGVDLAGLDVEEWRSRIAWVPQRPHLYAGTIAENVRLARPDADDVAVRRALRDAGALEFVDALPEGAETVLGEDGAGLSAGQRQRLALARAFLADRPVLVLDEPTAGLDGATEAEVVAAVGRLAAGRTVLLVVHRPALLEVADRVVRLDSAEPLADRGCSRPARRLHPLAPRPRPLATRLAGLDGGRAGLSPAGQASAGSRLGELGSGAVGQGQGGGSGRRFGRSAGVLARVRGLAGPWRGRLLLALVLGSLALGSAVGLMATSGWLISRASQQPPVLYLMVAVTATRAFGIGRAVFRYAERLVSHDAVLRMLADTRVAVYRRLERLAPAGLRSARRGDLLTRLVADVDELQDYWLRWLLPASVAVAVSAASVGFTAWLLPEAGAVLAAGLVAAGVGVPLVTATVARRTERRLAPARGALATRVTDLLTGTAELTVAGALPARTDAARQADGALTRIASRAAAVTALGDGLTALISGLTVTATALLGAQAVAAGRLGGVAMAVVVLTPLAAFEAVLGMPLAVRHRQRVRRSAERVYEVVDAAEPVREPERPRQAPASPFPVVVKGLAARYEGQQREALAAFDLTLREGRRIAVVGASGSGKTTLAQVLLRFLDPQEGAYTLAGVDAYALAGDDIRRLVGLCAQDAHLFDSSVRENLLLARKDATEADLRRALARVRLLDWVDVLPDGLDTLVGEHGARLSGGQRQRLALARALLADFPVLVLDEPAEHLDLPTADALTADLLAATEGRTTLLITHRLAGLEAVDEVIVLDAGRAVQRGTYAELLAVDGPLRALALREAEVESLVGAV; encoded by the coding sequence GTGAAACCAATCGATCCACGCCTGCTGAAGTACGCCCGCGCCACCCGTCTCTTCCTCGTGGCGGTCGTCGGCTTGGGTGCCGTCGGTGCGGGGCTGGTCATCGCCCAGGCGATGCTCATCGCCGAGGTCGTCGTCGGTGCTTTCCAGCATGGGCAGTCCGTCGCTGAACTGCGCACCCCCCTGCTGCAGTTGGCGGCCGTTGCCGTCGGTCGGTCAGTCGTCGCCTGGCTCACCGAGCTCGCCGCCCACCGGGCGAGCGCGGCGGTGAAGTCCGAATTGCGGGGACGGCTTCTCGACCGGGCGGCGGCGCTGGGTCCCGGGTGGCTGGCCGGGCAGCGCACAGGTTCACTGGTCACTCTGGCCACGCGTGGGGTCGATGCCCTCGACGACTACTTCTCGCGCTATCTGCCTCAGCTGGGGCTCGCGGTGGTCGTGCCGGTGGCGGTGCTGGCGCGGATCGTCACCGAGGACTGGGTGTCGGCGGCGATCATCGTCGGCACCCTGCCCCTCATCCCGCTCTTCATGATGCTGATCGGCTGGGCCACCCAGTCCCGGATGGACCGCCAGTGGCGGCTGCTGTCCCGACTGTCCGGGCATTTCCTGGATGTGGTCGCGGGACTGCCCACGCTGAAGGTCTTCGGCCGGGCCAAGGCGCAGGCCGAGTCCATCCGCCGGATCACCGGCGAGTACCGGCGGGCCACCCTGCGGACCCTGCGGATCGCCTTTCTCTCCTCCTTCGCACTGGAGTTGCTCGCCACGCTGTCGGTCGCCCTGGTCGCGGTGACGATCGGAATGCGGCTCGTGCGCGGTGACATGGATCTGTACACCGGTCTGGTGATCCTGGTGCTGGCGCCCGAGGCGTATCTGCCGTTGCGTCAGGTAGGTGCGCAGTACCACGCGGCCGCCGAGGGGCTTGCCGCCGCGGAGGAGATCTTCACCGTGCTGCAGACGCCGGTTCCGGCGTGCGGTTCCGGTGCCGTGCCCGCGGGTGCGGTGGCTTTCGACGGGGTCACCGTCCGCTATCCCGGCCGGTCCACGGATGCCGTGACGGAGACGTCGTTCACCGTCGAGCCCGGTGAGACGGTCGCGCTCGTCGGGCCGAGCGGGGTGGGCAAGTCGACGCTGGTGAACGTGCTGCTCGGATTTGTCGCGCCCACCGAGGGGCGGGTGCGGATCGGGGGAGTGGATCTTGCCGGCCTCGATGTGGAGGAATGGCGGTCGCGGATCGCGTGGGTGCCGCAGCGGCCGCATCTGTATGCCGGGACCATCGCGGAGAATGTGCGGTTGGCGCGGCCCGACGCGGACGATGTCGCCGTACGGCGGGCGCTGCGGGATGCCGGGGCGCTGGAGTTCGTGGATGCGCTGCCCGAGGGGGCCGAGACCGTGCTCGGGGAGGACGGGGCCGGGCTGTCGGCGGGGCAGCGGCAGCGGTTGGCTCTTGCGCGGGCGTTTCTCGCGGACCGGCCTGTGCTGGTGCTGGATGAGCCGACGGCGGGGTTGGACGGGGCGACCGAGGCGGAGGTCGTGGCTGCGGTGGGGAGGCTTGCGGCGGGTCGTACGGTGCTGTTGGTGGTGCACCGGCCGGCGTTGCTGGAGGTTGCGGACCGGGTGGTGCGGCTGGACAGCGCGGAGCCTTTGGCCGACCGGGGCTGCAGCCGGCCCGCCAGAAGGCTCCACCCCCTGGCCCCCCGGCCTCGCCCACTCGCCACCCGACTCGCTGGGCTGGATGGTGGCCGTGCGGGGCTGAGCCCGGCGGGGCAGGCCTCGGCTGGGTCTCGACTCGGTGAGCTGGGGAGCGGTGCCGTAGGGCAGGGCCAGGGTGGCGGTTCGGGGCGTCGTTTCGGGCGGTCCGCCGGTGTGCTTGCGCGAGTTCGGGGGCTCGCTGGGCCTTGGCGGGGGCGGCTGTTGTTGGCGTTGGTGCTCGGGAGTCTGGCGCTTGGTAGTGCCGTGGGGCTCATGGCGACGTCCGGGTGGCTTATTTCGCGGGCCTCGCAGCAGCCTCCTGTGCTGTATTTGATGGTCGCCGTGACGGCCACGCGCGCCTTCGGGATCGGGCGGGCCGTATTCCGGTATGCCGAGCGGCTGGTGTCGCATGACGCGGTGCTGCGGATGCTGGCGGACACCCGGGTCGCCGTGTACCGGCGGCTTGAGCGGCTCGCGCCCGCCGGGCTGCGGAGCGCCCGGCGCGGTGATCTGCTCACCCGGCTGGTCGCGGACGTGGACGAGCTCCAGGACTACTGGCTGCGCTGGCTGCTGCCGGCGTCGGTCGCCGTGGCCGTCTCGGCCGCCTCCGTCGGCTTCACGGCCTGGCTGCTGCCCGAGGCCGGTGCCGTCCTCGCGGCGGGCCTCGTGGCGGCCGGTGTCGGCGTTCCGCTCGTCACCGCGACCGTGGCCCGGCGGACCGAGCGACGGCTGGCCCCCGCCCGGGGTGCCCTCGCCACCCGGGTCACCGACCTGCTCACCGGCACCGCGGAGCTGACCGTCGCCGGTGCGCTGCCCGCCCGTACGGACGCGGCCCGGCAAGCCGACGGCGCACTGACCCGGATCGCCTCGCGGGCCGCCGCCGTGACGGCGCTGGGTGACGGGCTCACCGCACTGATCTCCGGGCTGACCGTCACGGCGACCGCACTGCTCGGCGCCCAGGCGGTGGCTGCGGGCCGGCTAGGTGGCGTGGCGATGGCCGTGGTCGTCCTCACTCCGCTGGCCGCCTTCGAGGCCGTACTGGGAATGCCGCTCGCCGTGCGCCACCGGCAGCGGGTGCGGCGGAGCGCGGAGCGTGTCTACGAGGTGGTCGACGCTGCGGAGCCCGTGCGCGAGCCCGAGCGGCCCCGGCAGGCGCCCGCCTCGCCGTTCCCCGTGGTGGTCAAGGGGCTGGCCGCGCGGTACGAGGGGCAGCAGCGGGAGGCGTTGGCCGCCTTCGATCTCACCCTGCGGGAGGGGCGGAGGATCGCGGTGGTGGGTGCGTCCGGTTCCGGCAAGACGACCCTCGCCCAGGTGCTGCTGCGCTTCCTCGACCCGCAAGAGGGCGCGTACACGCTCGCAGGTGTGGACGCGTACGCGCTGGCCGGTGACGACATACGGCGGCTCGTCGGACTGTGTGCGCAGGACGCGCATCTCTTCGACAGCTCGGTGCGCGAGAACCTGCTGCTGGCCCGGAAGGACGCCACCGAGGCCGATCTGCGCCGGGCGCTGGCGCGGGTCCGTCTGCTGGACTGGGTGGACGTGCTGCCCGACGGCCTGGACACGCTCGTCGGCGAGCACGGGGCGCGGCTGTCCGGAGGGCAGCGGCAGCGGCTGGCGCTGGCTCGGGCGCTGCTGGCCGACTTCCCCGTCCTGGTCCTCGACGAGCCCGCCGAGCACCTGGACCTGCCGACGGCCGACGCGCTGACCGCCGATCTGCTGGCCGCCACGGAGGGCCGTACGACGCTGCTGATCACCCACCGGCTGGCCGGGCTGGAGGCGGTGGACGAGGTGATCGTGCTCGACGCCGGGCGAGCGGTGCAGCGGGGCACCTACGCGGAGCTTCTCGCGGTGGACGGGCCCCTGCGGGCGCTGGCGCTGCGGGAGGCGGAGGTGGAGTCACTGGTGGGGGCGGTCTGA
- a CDS encoding Cof-type HAD-IIB family hydrolase, whose protein sequence is MRENGPVTSATRQPGTPSAALRPRLIATDLDGTLLRDDKSVSPRTVTALAAAEEAGIEVFFVTGRPARWMDVVSDHVHGHGLAICGNGAAVVDLHGGPGTHRFVKVRELARANALDAVRLLREAAPGTVYAVEQTYGFHQEPDYPQLHMEIPDHLLPAEQLLAPDGPDADQPVLKILAYHPDLDPDAFLTLARLAIGDRANVTRSSPSALLELSGPDVSKASTLALCCAERGISHEEVVAFGDMPNDVEMLTWAGQSYAMGNAHPDVIAAASGRTVANNEDGVAVVIEQLLTGRF, encoded by the coding sequence ATGCGCGAGAATGGCCCGGTGACCTCAGCGACCAGACAGCCCGGGACCCCGTCCGCCGCCCTACGGCCGCGGCTGATCGCCACCGACCTCGACGGCACACTGCTGCGGGACGACAAGTCGGTCTCCCCGCGCACGGTCACCGCGCTCGCCGCCGCGGAAGAGGCCGGCATCGAGGTCTTCTTCGTCACCGGCCGCCCGGCCCGCTGGATGGACGTCGTCAGCGACCACGTCCACGGCCACGGCCTGGCGATCTGCGGCAACGGCGCCGCCGTGGTCGACCTGCACGGCGGCCCCGGCACCCACCGCTTCGTGAAGGTGCGCGAACTGGCCCGCGCGAACGCCCTGGACGCCGTACGGCTGCTGCGCGAGGCGGCACCCGGCACGGTGTACGCGGTCGAGCAGACCTACGGCTTCCACCAGGAGCCTGACTATCCCCAGCTGCACATGGAGATACCGGACCACCTGCTGCCCGCCGAGCAGCTCCTCGCCCCCGACGGCCCGGACGCCGACCAGCCCGTGCTCAAGATCCTGGCCTACCACCCGGATCTCGACCCGGACGCCTTCCTCACCCTCGCCCGGCTGGCGATCGGCGACCGCGCCAACGTGACCCGCTCCAGCCCCAGCGCCCTGCTCGAACTGAGCGGCCCCGACGTCTCCAAGGCCAGCACGCTCGCCCTGTGCTGCGCCGAGCGCGGTATCTCGCACGAGGAGGTCGTCGCCTTCGGCGACATGCCCAACGACGTCGAGATGCTGACCTGGGCCGGCCAGTCGTACGCGATGGGCAACGCCCACCCGGACGTCATCGCCGCCGCGTCGGGCCGCACGGTCGCCAACAACGAAGACGGCGTCGCGGTCGTCATCGAGCAACTGCTCACGGGACGTTTCTAG
- a CDS encoding RNA 2'-phosphotransferase, whose translation MNARHDERHDARYIDERRTVKVSKYLSKHLRHQPERIGLTLDPAGWVEIDTLIAAAAAHGFRFTREELDHVVATNDKQRFAIQGSRIRASQGHSIEIDLGLPPVTPPTYLYHGTVARNLDAIRTDGLRPMKRHDVHLSADRETATRVGARRGRPVVLTVDAGAMHRDGHVFHVSANGVWLTQAVPPRYLRFPGPR comes from the coding sequence ATGAACGCAAGACACGACGAACGACACGACGCGCGATACATCGACGAAAGACGCACAGTGAAGGTGTCGAAGTACCTCTCCAAACACCTGCGTCACCAACCCGAGCGCATCGGGCTCACCCTGGACCCGGCCGGCTGGGTGGAGATCGACACACTGATCGCCGCGGCCGCCGCCCACGGCTTCCGCTTCACACGCGAGGAACTGGACCACGTGGTGGCCACCAACGACAAGCAGCGCTTCGCCATCCAGGGCAGCCGGATCCGCGCCAGCCAGGGCCACAGCATCGAGATCGACCTCGGCCTGCCCCCGGTGACCCCGCCGACGTACCTCTACCACGGCACCGTCGCCCGGAACCTGGACGCGATCCGCACGGACGGCCTCCGGCCCATGAAGCGGCACGACGTGCACCTCTCCGCCGACCGCGAGACCGCGACCCGGGTCGGCGCCCGCCGCGGCCGCCCCGTGGTGCTCACCGTCGACGCCGGCGCCATGCACCGCGACGGCCACGTCTTCCACGTCAGCGCCAATGGAGTCTGGCTGACCCAGGCCGTACCACCGCGCTACCTGCGGTTTCCCGGCCCCCGCTGA